A single genomic interval of Lathyrus oleraceus cultivar Zhongwan6 chromosome 7, CAAS_Psat_ZW6_1.0, whole genome shotgun sequence harbors:
- the LOC127101090 gene encoding putative lipase YDR444W codes for MATAPLIHARCSYSSRISNFINKSGSQQSPVASSSSHASPSSSSSSSSSSASNSGFNFPSGTNSGQRHQGLRAQAMSATTNGKSISSMGNSRNEPDHLLVLVHGILASTADWTYAEAELKRRLGKNFLIFVSSSNTYTKTFTGIDGAGKRLADEVLQVVRKTESLKRISFLAHSLGGLFARYAISVLYSCDTYNRDQPDDLAHNTEGNSQSTSFSKGGMIAGLEPINFITLATPHLGVRGKRQLPFLLGVPILEKLAAPMAPLFVGRTGSQLFLTDGKPNRPPLLLRMASDCEDGKFLSALGAFKCRIIYANVSYDHMVGWRTSSIRREMELSKPPRQSLDGYKHVVDVEYCPPVPSDGPQFSQEAMKAKEEAQNAPGTQKTVEYHEIIEEEVIQGLQQLGWRKVDVSFHSSFWPFFAHNNIHVKNEWLHNAGIGVISHVADSLRQQEASSILTASL; via the exons ATGGCAACGGCTCCGCTCATTCACGCGCGCTGTTCTTACTCGTCTCGAATCTCCAATTTCATCAACAAGAGTGGTTCACAACAAAGCCCTGTTGCATCTTCCTCTTCTCATGCTTCTCCCTcctcctcttcttcttcttcttcctcttccgCCTCCAATTCCGGTTTCAATTTTCCTTCTG GTACAAACAGTGGACAGAGACACCAGGGCCTAAGAGCTCAAGCTATGAGTGCTACCACTAATGGAAAGTCTATTTCTAGCATGGGAAATTCTAGGAATGAACCAGATCATCTCCTTGTTCTTGTTCATGGTATCTTAGCTAG CACTGCGGATTGGACTTATGCAGAAGCAGAGTTGAAAAGGCGCCTTGGAAAGAACTTTCTAATTTTTG TAAGTTCATCAAATACTTATACTAAGACGTTTACTGGGATTGATGGAGCTGGAAAGCGATTAGCTGATGAA GTCTTGCAAGTTGTCAGAAAAACAGAAAGTCTGAAAAGAATCTCCTTTCTGGCCCACTCTTTAGGAGGCTTGTTTGCTAGATATGCAATTTCTGTCCTCTATTCATGTGATACCTATAATAGGGACCAACCTGATGATCTTGCACACAACACGGAAGGAAATTCCCAAAGCACAAGCTTTTCGAAAGGAGGGATGATAGCTGGGTTGGAGCCAATCAATTTTATTACTTTAGCTACGCCACATCTTGGTGTAAGGGGAAAAAGGCAG CTTCCATTTCTGTTGGGCGTCCCAATACTAGAAAAGCTTGCTGCACCTATGGCTCCTTTATTTGTTGGCCGGACTGGTAGTCAGTTGTTCCTTACTGATGGTAAACCCAACAGACCGCCTCTGCTGTTGAGAATGGCTTCTGATTGTGAAGATGGAAAGTTTCT ATCTGCACTTGGAGCATTTAAATGTCGCATTATTTATGCTAATGTTTCATATGATC ATATGGTTGGATGGCGCACATCCTCGATAAGGAGGGAAATGGAGCTCAGTAAG CCTCCTCGCCAATCTTTAGATGGATACAAGCACGTGGTTGATGTTGAATATTGCCCTCCAGTCCCTTCTGATGGCCCTCAATTTTCTCAAGAAGCAATGAAAGCAAAGGAAGAAGCACAAAATGCACCTGGTACCCAGAAGACTGTGGAATACCATGAAATCATCGAAG AGGAGGTCATACAGGGATTACAACAGTTAGGATGGAGAAAAGTTGATGTCAGCTTCCATTCATCATTCTGGCCTTTCTTTGCTCATAACAATATTCAT GTTAAAAATGAATGGCTTCACAATGCTGGTATAGGAGTAATTTCCCATGTGGCTGATAGCTTGAGACAACAAGAAGCATCGTCAATATTGACTGCTAGCTTGTAA